A genome region from Schistocerca nitens isolate TAMUIC-IGC-003100 chromosome 4, iqSchNite1.1, whole genome shotgun sequence includes the following:
- the LOC126252811 gene encoding cuticle protein 21-like, whose amino-acid sequence MKILVLLSAVTAACLASPGFLAGGATPLDAFRCAGVPCSLAGLPAVSYAASAPAGVVFPATAPVALTSQFHAQDELGQYSYGYQGGPSAKSETRAFDGSVSGGYSYVDANGVLQTAQYVSDPVNGFRVAATNLPTATARPVEDTPEVMRARAAHAAFVADAAARSAALAAAATPAPPAAAPEARDGQQAARTAPAPPASAATGRAAPARPPSATSYANLVIGPSGVPLDTPEVAAARAADAVAHLQAKAAALFG is encoded by the coding sequence GTACTGCTGAGCGCCGTGACGGCGGCCTGCCTCGCCTCCCCCGGCTTCCTGGCTGGCGGCGCTACGCCGCTGGACGCCTTCCGCTGCGCCGGCGTGCCCTGCAGCCTGGCCGGGCTGCCCGCCGTATCCTACGCCGCCTCGGCGCCCGCCGGCGTCGTCTTCCCCGCCACCGCGCCCGTCGCGCTGACGTCACAGTTCCACGCGCAGGACGAGCTGGGCCAGTACAGCTACGGATACCAGGGCGGGCCGTCGGCCAAGTCCGAGACGCGAGCCTTCGACGGCTCCGTGTCCGGCGGCTACTCCTACGTGGACGCCAACGGCGTGCTGCAGACGGCGCAGTACGTCTCCGACCCGGTGAACGGCTTCCGCGTCGCCGCCACCAACCTGCCGACCGCCACCGCGCGACCCGTGGAGGACACGCCCGAGGTGATGCGTGCGCGCGCCGCCCACGCCGCCTTCGTGGCGGATGCCGCCGCGCGCTCCGccgccctcgccgccgccgccacccccgcgCCACCGGCCGCCGCCCCCGAGGCGCGGGACGGACAGCAGGCCGCCCGAACCGCCCCCGCACCGCCCGCCTCCGCTGCCACGGGCCGCGCCGCTCCCGCACGCCCACCCTCTGCTACCAGCTACGCCAACCTCGTGATAGGGCCCTCGGGAGTTCCGCTGGACACCCCCGAGGTGGCCGCCGCCCGCGCCGCTGACGCCGTCGCCCACCTGCAGGCGAAGGCGGCGGCACTCTTCGGCTGA